The following proteins come from a genomic window of Nodularia sp. LEGE 06071:
- a CDS encoding aspartate-semialdehyde dehydrogenase: protein MSKSYRVAILGATGAVGTELLELLESRNFPVAELKLLASERSVGRSLRFKGEDLPVELVSDRTLENVDLVLASAGGSTSKKWAAIAVEKGAVVIDNSSAFRMNPEVPLVVPEVNPLAAANHTGIISNPNCTTILMSVAIWPLHQISPIKRIVVSTYQSASGAGAKAMAEVKTQASAILQGQQPVAEVLPYPLAFNLFPHNSPLNDLGYCEEEMKMVNETRKIFGDQQIRITATCIRVPVLRAHSEAINLEFENPFSADTAREILSRSPGVKLIEDWENNYFPMPMEATGQDDVLVGRIRQDISHPCGLELWLSGDQIRKGAALNAVQIAELLVEKNLLKPAKAYVSSEK from the coding sequence TTGTCGAAATCCTATCGTGTAGCTATTTTGGGAGCCACTGGTGCTGTTGGCACAGAGTTGCTGGAATTACTAGAAAGCCGTAATTTTCCGGTGGCGGAGTTGAAGCTATTGGCTTCAGAAAGGAGTGTAGGGCGATCGCTGCGGTTTAAAGGCGAAGATTTACCAGTAGAATTAGTCAGCGATCGCACTCTAGAAAATGTAGACTTAGTTCTGGCTAGTGCTGGCGGTTCCACATCCAAGAAGTGGGCAGCAATTGCTGTAGAAAAAGGTGCTGTAGTCATAGATAATTCCAGCGCCTTTCGGATGAACCCCGAAGTTCCCTTAGTCGTACCAGAGGTAAACCCTTTAGCGGCTGCTAACCACACCGGTATTATTTCCAACCCCAACTGCACAACAATCTTGATGAGCGTGGCTATTTGGCCTCTGCATCAAATTAGCCCCATCAAACGGATTGTGGTTTCCACCTATCAATCAGCGAGTGGGGCTGGTGCTAAAGCAATGGCAGAAGTCAAAACCCAAGCCAGCGCCATATTACAAGGACAGCAACCAGTAGCCGAAGTCTTGCCTTACCCCTTGGCGTTTAACTTATTCCCACATAACTCTCCCTTAAACGATTTGGGTTACTGTGAAGAAGAAATGAAAATGGTCAACGAAACCCGCAAAATTTTTGGCGACCAACAAATTAGAATTACTGCTACTTGTATACGGGTTCCCGTACTTCGCGCCCATTCCGAAGCCATTAATCTAGAATTTGAAAATCCCTTTAGTGCAGATACCGCTAGAGAAATTTTAAGTCGCTCTCCTGGAGTAAAATTAATCGAAGATTGGGAAAATAATTACTTTCCCATGCCTATGGAAGCCACCGGTCAGGACGACGTTTTAGTGGGTAGAATTCGTCAAGATATCTCTCATCCCTGTGGCTTGGAACTTTGGCTTTCTGGTGACCAAATCCGTAAAGGCGCGGCGTTAAATGCAGTCCAAATTGCCGAGTTATTGGTAGAAAAAAATCTCCTAAAACCAGCAAAAGCATACGTTTCTAGTGAGAAATAA
- the dapA gene encoding 4-hydroxy-tetrahydrodipicolinate synthase, with protein sequence MGEFGRVLTAMITPFKADGSVNYDVAAELAAHLANNGTDTLVVCGTTGESPTLSWDEEYQLFVEVLQAVAGKAKVIAGCGSNSTKEAISATQKAARIGVHGSLQVVPYYNKPPQAGLYQHFQAIAQACPELPLLLYNVPGRTGQNLSPDTVARLAEINNIVGIKEATGNLDQASEIRRLTPKEFQIYSGDDSLTLPLLAIGATGVVSVASHLVGNQLQQMIQAFTAGKIATASEIHLQLFPLFKTLFLTTNPIPVKQALKLQGWEVGSTRLPLCEADSDVTDKLKAVLEKLDLI encoded by the coding sequence GTGGGAGAATTTGGCAGAGTTTTAACCGCTATGATTACGCCGTTCAAAGCTGACGGTAGTGTCAACTATGATGTAGCGGCAGAACTAGCAGCACATCTAGCTAACAACGGTACAGATACATTAGTAGTATGTGGCACAACAGGAGAATCCCCTACCCTAAGTTGGGACGAGGAATATCAGCTGTTTGTGGAAGTATTACAGGCCGTGGCCGGAAAAGCCAAGGTGATCGCAGGATGTGGTTCTAATTCCACCAAAGAAGCGATCTCAGCGACTCAAAAAGCTGCTAGAATAGGAGTACATGGTTCATTACAAGTTGTACCTTATTACAACAAACCGCCACAAGCAGGTCTCTACCAGCACTTTCAAGCGATCGCCCAAGCTTGTCCAGAACTACCATTACTGTTATACAATGTCCCTGGACGTACCGGACAGAATCTCAGTCCAGATACTGTTGCCCGGTTAGCGGAAATTAACAATATTGTTGGCATCAAAGAAGCTACTGGAAATTTAGACCAGGCGAGTGAAATCCGCCGCTTAACACCAAAAGAATTCCAGATTTACTCTGGAGATGATTCTTTAACCTTGCCCTTGTTAGCAATCGGGGCAACCGGGGTCGTGAGTGTGGCTTCTCATCTGGTAGGCAATCAACTACAGCAGATGATCCAAGCTTTTACTGCGGGAAAAATCGCCACGGCCAGCGAAATTCATCTACAGCTATTTCCGTTGTTTAAAACTTTATTTTTAACTACAAATCCCATTCCAGTCAAACAAGCGCTGAAACTTCAAGGTTGGGAGGTCGGTTCCACTCGTCTACCGCTATGCGAAGCTGACTCAGATGTTACTGATAAGTTAAAGGCGGTACTGGAAAAACTTGATTTAATCTAG
- a CDS encoding ribonuclease J, with product MVNNETKSALKIIPLGGLHEIGKNTCVFEYEDEIVLLDAGLAFPTKGMLGVNIVLPDTTYLRENRHKIKGMIVTHGHEDHIGGIAFHLKQFDIPVIHGPRLAMAMLEGKLEEAGVRDRTELRSVKPRDVVRIGQHFFAEFIRNTHSIADSFTVAIHTPLGVVIHTGDFKIDHTPVDGEHYDLQRLAEHGERGVLCLLSDSTNAEVPGFTPSERSVFPNLDREFGKATGRLFVTTFSSSVHRINMILQLAQKHKRVVSVVGRSMLNLIAHARNLGYIKCDDSIFHPLHAVRNMPDEKVLILTTGSQGETMAAMTRIANKEHSQIKIRPGDTVLFSANPIPGNTIAVVNTIDKLMIQGANVVYGKDKGIHVSGHGCQEDQKLMIALTRPKFFVPFHGEHRMLVKHSQTAQSMGIPAENMVIIENGNIVELTEESIRVAGKVASGIELVDTTSSGMVSANVLEERQRMSEEGIVTIAAAIDWNGQLMAKVETHLRGVVTNVERSLVQKWVQQRMEEMLSVRWSEFAQIREGEKSEVDWGGLQGTLERELQRSIRRELQCQPTVTLLMQIAEEPPAKVSDGRRRRTRTTAQVAS from the coding sequence ATGGTAAATAACGAAACTAAATCTGCCCTCAAAATTATTCCGTTGGGTGGTTTGCACGAGATTGGCAAAAATACCTGTGTTTTTGAGTACGAAGACGAAATTGTTCTTCTCGATGCGGGATTAGCCTTTCCGACAAAAGGAATGCTAGGGGTAAATATTGTCCTGCCAGATACAACTTATCTCCGGGAAAATCGCCATAAGATTAAAGGCATGATCGTCACCCACGGTCATGAAGACCATATCGGCGGTATCGCTTTTCACCTCAAGCAATTTGATATTCCTGTGATTCATGGCCCCAGACTGGCAATGGCGATGCTAGAAGGTAAATTGGAAGAAGCAGGGGTACGCGATCGCACCGAGTTAAGATCAGTTAAACCCCGTGATGTAGTCCGCATTGGTCAACATTTCTTTGCAGAATTTATCCGCAATACTCATTCCATTGCCGATAGCTTTACCGTGGCTATTCATACACCTCTAGGTGTAGTCATCCACACAGGAGACTTTAAAATTGACCATACACCTGTAGATGGCGAACACTACGACTTACAAAGGCTAGCAGAACACGGTGAACGAGGTGTACTTTGCTTGTTGAGTGATTCAACTAACGCCGAAGTACCAGGATTTACCCCTTCAGAACGTTCTGTTTTCCCCAACCTAGACCGGGAATTTGGTAAAGCTACTGGGCGCTTATTTGTTACCACCTTTTCTTCCAGCGTGCATCGCATCAACATGATTTTGCAGTTGGCGCAGAAGCATAAACGTGTGGTGTCGGTTGTGGGTCGTTCGATGCTGAATTTGATTGCTCATGCCCGCAATCTGGGTTACATCAAGTGTGATGATAGTATCTTCCATCCATTGCACGCAGTCCGGAATATGCCAGATGAAAAGGTACTGATTTTGACTACTGGCTCTCAGGGTGAAACAATGGCAGCCATGACCCGCATTGCCAACAAAGAACATTCCCAAATCAAAATTCGTCCAGGAGATACGGTACTATTCTCTGCGAACCCGATTCCTGGGAATACTATCGCTGTGGTCAACACCATCGATAAGTTGATGATTCAGGGAGCAAACGTGGTCTATGGAAAAGACAAAGGAATTCACGTTTCTGGTCACGGCTGTCAGGAAGACCAAAAACTGATGATAGCTTTAACTCGTCCCAAGTTCTTTGTGCCATTTCACGGCGAACATCGAATGCTAGTGAAGCACTCGCAAACGGCTCAAAGTATGGGCATTCCTGCCGAAAATATGGTGATTATCGAAAATGGTAACATCGTAGAACTCACTGAAGAATCTATCCGTGTTGCTGGTAAAGTCGCATCTGGCATCGAACTGGTGGATACTACAAGTTCTGGTATGGTCAGCGCCAATGTCTTAGAAGAACGACAACGGATGTCAGAAGAAGGCATTGTTACCATCGCTGCTGCTATTGATTGGAATGGTCAACTGATGGCTAAAGTCGAAACTCATCTGCGAGGTGTAGTTACCAATGTAGAGCGATCGCTTGTGCAAAAATGGGTACAACAGCGTATGGAAGAAATGCTCAGTGTCCGTTGGTCAGAATTTGCCCAAATTCGTGAAGGCGAAAAATCAGAAGTAGATTGGGGTGGATTGCAAGGGACTTTAGAGCGGGAATTGCAACGTTCTATCCGCCGAGAATTGCAATGTCAACCAACTGTGACTTTGTTGATGCAAATTGCTGAAGAACCACCTGCAAAAGTTTCCGATGGTAGAAGACGGCGGACTCGCACTACAGCGCAAGTAGCATCTTAA
- a CDS encoding anion transporter — protein MIQQFAIYGVLGLTYLGLALGYIPGLRMNRATIALVGSAFLIALGALNLQEAWLAIDAKTIVFLLSMMVVNANLFYAGFFGRSLSILLSLTRSPLGLLIALTFGSGILSAFFLNDTLALIFTPLTLSLTQTLGLNPIPYLLAIAAATNIGSVATLSGNPQNILIGSFSGISYLDFAQALAPIAVAGLFIQVALLWLLYPDVRSTQPCEMLVRGKERIFRPLFNKTLVITIGLLIAFAIGLPLAESALIAASLLLITRRLKPQRILSKLDGNLLLMFSGLFILTKVIQNLNLLQPFTNVVSIPVGLVGITVILSNLISNVPTVLLLEPLIPRDNTQLWLLLAASSTLAGNLTLFGAVANLIVVEATAELGYRLTFWEHLRFGVPLTVCTLSILYLWVR, from the coding sequence ATGATCCAGCAATTTGCAATTTATGGAGTATTGGGGCTAACTTACTTGGGTTTGGCGTTAGGTTATATCCCTGGGTTACGGATGAACCGAGCCACTATTGCTTTAGTCGGCTCTGCCTTTTTAATTGCGCTGGGGGCGTTGAATTTACAGGAAGCATGGCTAGCGATTGATGCCAAGACGATTGTGTTTCTGTTGAGCATGATGGTAGTGAACGCTAACCTATTTTATGCAGGTTTTTTTGGGCGATCGCTCTCCATCCTCTTAAGTCTGACTCGTAGTCCTTTAGGCTTATTGATAGCCTTAACATTTGGCAGTGGAATTTTGTCAGCTTTTTTTCTCAATGACACTTTAGCACTGATTTTCACACCTTTAACCTTGAGTTTGACTCAAACTTTAGGTTTAAATCCGATACCTTATTTACTGGCGATCGCAGCTGCAACTAATATAGGTTCTGTCGCTACCCTTAGCGGTAATCCCCAAAACATTCTCATTGGTTCATTTTCCGGCATATCCTACTTAGACTTTGCCCAAGCATTAGCACCAATAGCCGTAGCAGGCTTATTCATTCAAGTGGCATTACTGTGGTTACTTTATCCAGATGTGCGCTCAACCCAACCCTGTGAGATGTTAGTTAGAGGGAAAGAACGGATTTTTCGACCGTTATTCAATAAAACCTTAGTGATCACCATTGGCTTACTGATTGCCTTTGCTATCGGCTTACCATTAGCAGAGTCTGCATTAATAGCTGCGAGTTTGTTACTCATCACTCGGAGGCTGAAACCACAGCGCATTTTAAGTAAATTAGATGGAAATTTGCTGCTGATGTTTTCTGGGTTATTTATCTTAACTAAAGTTATCCAGAATTTGAATTTGCTACAGCCATTTACAAATGTAGTGAGTATTCCGGTTGGATTAGTAGGAATCACAGTGATTTTGTCTAATCTAATTTCTAATGTTCCCACTGTCCTCTTACTGGAACCCTTAATACCTAGAGATAATACTCAGTTATGGCTGTTACTGGCTGCATCATCAACCCTAGCAGGCAATTTAACTTTATTTGGTGCAGTTGCAAATCTCATAGTTGTAGAAGCAACTGCTGAGTTAGGCTACAGGCTAACTTTTTGGGAACATCTCCGCTTTGGAGTCCCACTAACAGTTTGTACTCTATCTATATTATATCTCTGGGTAAGGTGA
- a CDS encoding Mo-dependent nitrogenase C-terminal domain-containing protein, which translates to MKVFDNTTKRFFLASWVSINQTETSQAPVTQLHHSAPQSQGDFLQPLRQRIENIHINNRQLAHRLCKLIPAQCPFERDVKLFGKTLFHIPPMCKLNPLFEEVVGLRFRALCYLADECGEDISQYC; encoded by the coding sequence ATGAAGGTATTTGACAATACCACAAAAAGGTTTTTTTTGGCAAGCTGGGTATCGATTAATCAAACAGAGACTAGTCAAGCTCCTGTAACTCAGCTACACCATTCGGCTCCTCAGTCTCAGGGTGATTTTCTCCAACCCCTGCGGCAGAGGATAGAAAATATTCACATTAATAATCGTCAACTAGCTCACCGCTTGTGCAAACTGATTCCGGCTCAATGTCCCTTTGAGCGCGATGTCAAATTATTCGGCAAAACGCTATTTCACATTCCGCCTATGTGTAAACTCAATCCCTTGTTTGAAGAAGTGGTTGGTTTACGGTTCCGAGCGCTGTGCTATCTTGCCGATGAATGTGGTGAAGATATATCACAGTACTGCTAA
- a CDS encoding caspase family protein — MANYWAITIGINQYQLFQPLRCAQADAEVLNNFLVQEGGLAQQRCLLMTASSPPIGDRSTYPTKQNILLLLEHLTAGCWQPQDHLWLFFSGYGVSYKGKDYLMPVEGNPQLVEETGIEVRSLMQNLQLAEINTLLLLDINRAFGTQADSPVGPETIEIAKKLQIAAILSCQSEEFSHESSELGHGFFTAALLEALRSGNASNLTDLDSYLSVLTPELCQHYWRPTQNPVTIFPAKPQAILPQLEVPSYKELVPSTIEPEPSGVGAVIFPDETFAVALTAPSLGATTPNNFTQKQNASIWAAAQGVETTLGGKSPSVNFSNFIPAIGQLEEQQLSGLAKKQYLNQQNPLNKQMATGGRFIPNAPQPDASRRSENQVDTSLWKQFLFWGGGTMLVVALISVVILRNQAMLLQGKGISRPSPITATPELTPSTPSETSPITPPAKNQSSAQIASNSESKKRSQAVLDLAKMSLRETQASDLSKAIATASKIQPDQPLYEQAQDNIKIWSRMILDLAEGRAKQKEYTNAIAAAQLVSSDQPLYLQAQAAISQWQLEAQQYVGNQTVLDAAQSLIIPGQASTYNRAIEVARRVPPGQPGFDSAEKSINEWSEKILELAKNRADQGNITAAIETATLVPEVTAVYEDAQEAIQKWQSRKIVN, encoded by the coding sequence ATGGCAAATTACTGGGCGATTACAATTGGCATCAATCAATATCAGTTATTTCAACCCTTACGTTGCGCTCAAGCTGATGCTGAGGTGCTAAATAATTTTTTGGTTCAAGAAGGCGGTTTGGCACAGCAACGCTGTTTGTTGATGACTGCTTCTTCCCCACCAATTGGGGATAGATCCACCTATCCCACCAAGCAAAATATTCTCCTATTGCTGGAGCATTTGACAGCAGGTTGTTGGCAACCACAAGACCATCTCTGGTTATTCTTTAGCGGTTATGGGGTCAGTTACAAGGGCAAAGATTACTTAATGCCAGTGGAAGGAAATCCGCAATTGGTCGAAGAAACTGGCATAGAAGTGCGATCGCTCATGCAAAATCTCCAATTGGCTGAAATTAATACACTGCTACTGCTTGATATCAACCGTGCTTTTGGCACACAAGCAGATAGTCCCGTTGGCCCAGAAACCATAGAAATTGCCAAAAAACTACAAATAGCAGCAATTCTTTCTTGCCAATCCGAGGAATTCTCCCATGAAAGTAGCGAACTAGGTCACGGATTCTTCACAGCCGCATTATTAGAAGCTTTGCGTTCTGGTAATGCCAGTAACTTGACTGATCTAGACAGCTATTTAAGTGTTCTCACCCCAGAATTATGTCAACACTATTGGCGACCTACACAAAACCCTGTCACGATATTTCCAGCGAAACCACAAGCAATATTGCCACAGTTAGAGGTGCCAAGCTACAAGGAATTAGTTCCCAGCACCATAGAACCAGAACCCAGTGGAGTCGGAGCCGTTATTTTTCCAGATGAAACCTTTGCGGTGGCACTGACAGCGCCTTCTCTGGGCGCAACAACCCCCAATAATTTTACCCAGAAGCAAAACGCAAGTATCTGGGCAGCAGCCCAAGGTGTAGAAACTACCCTGGGTGGTAAATCCCCGTCGGTGAATTTTTCCAACTTCATCCCAGCCATTGGCCAGTTAGAAGAACAACAACTCTCTGGCTTGGCTAAAAAGCAGTACCTCAACCAACAAAACCCACTCAACAAGCAAATGGCTACAGGGGGAAGGTTCATCCCCAATGCGCCTCAACCTGATGCTTCTCGCCGGAGTGAGAATCAAGTAGATACCTCATTGTGGAAACAATTTTTATTTTGGGGTGGTGGCACTATGTTGGTAGTAGCTTTAATTTCTGTAGTTATTCTCCGCAATCAGGCGATGCTTTTACAAGGTAAAGGAATATCACGCCCATCACCCATTACTGCTACCCCTGAGCTAACTCCTTCCACTCCTTCCGAGACATCACCAATAACTCCTCCCGCTAAAAACCAATCGAGCGCCCAAATCGCCTCTAATTCTGAGTCGAAAAAGCGGAGTCAAGCAGTTTTAGATTTAGCGAAAATGTCTCTGAGAGAAACTCAAGCTAGTGATCTGAGCAAGGCGATCGCCACTGCTAGTAAAATTCAACCAGATCAACCACTCTACGAACAAGCTCAGGACAATATTAAAATTTGGAGTCGGATGATTCTAGATTTAGCAGAAGGTCGTGCCAAGCAAAAAGAATATACAAATGCCATTGCGGCGGCTCAATTAGTTTCCTCAGACCAACCCCTTTATCTGCAAGCACAAGCAGCAATTAGCCAATGGCAGTTAGAAGCTCAACAATATGTGGGTAATCAAACTGTTTTAGATGCAGCTCAGTCCTTAATTATCCCAGGACAAGCATCAACTTATAATCGTGCCATTGAAGTCGCTAGAAGAGTACCACCGGGTCAACCAGGATTTGATAGCGCCGAAAAATCCATTAATGAATGGAGTGAAAAAATTTTGGAACTGGCGAAGAATCGAGCTGACCAAGGCAATATCACAGCCGCAATTGAAACGGCTACTTTAGTCCCAGAGGTGACAGCAGTTTACGAAGACGCTCAAGAAGCCATCCAAAAATGGCAAAGCAGAAAAATTGTCAATTAA
- the rpmF gene encoding 50S ribosomal protein L32 translates to MAVPKKKTSKSKRDKRRATWRHKAVVEAQKALSLGKSILTGRSTFVYPTTEEEETES, encoded by the coding sequence ATGGCTGTCCCTAAGAAGAAAACATCCAAATCCAAACGAGATAAACGTCGAGCCACCTGGAGACATAAAGCTGTTGTTGAAGCTCAAAAGGCTCTTTCTCTCGGCAAGTCAATTTTGACTGGACGTTCTACCTTTGTCTATCCCACCACTGAAGAAGAGGAAACCGAATCATAA
- a CDS encoding iron uptake porin, translating into MSKSGALLPLNLVILGCNLLVLQPVLAQANPVNTPLPEIKINATANLLENNEATSLSELAANSDVIVRSTDKVVTTNQSRNPSSVTTFNSSDFGEESLGNFNFFSSTLGNQVSSDNQLPSINSDDQLKIPEIPTNQLQPPQLYSQPPDAMTEVTRVEDLRDVLPGDWAYEALQSLVEKYRCIIGSEKATFEGNRAINRYEFAAAFNTCLIKMGRIIYSLNNIHPNQEDLVVVKRLQADFATELKTLTTRIDDLEQRVAFVDDHQFSTTTVLRGFVDFNFISAFGDKKAVASGSNPREDLNENPTLSAWVNLNFDTSFTGKDRLRTNILAGNVSNFGNSVTGTEMTRLIGAVNTANNVALGSLFYEFPIGGTRGKIAIASVADFPTRIFPALNPVAPISNFGAQSPIYSFAFGTGAIVYYNFTDKIAAGVSYLTTSGNNPFEGLFGGQSTALGQVTYTPSNKLAIAFTYGHYYALTPNVTGSKGSRFAQLPFGGSTATSANAYGLQSTYKLSNKLILGGWVSYFNAQAESSPSINGFDGSIGANADIWSWAITAAVPDLGKLGSQLNFVLGMPPKVTSNDISARLDRDTSMHFELSYRYRVSNRVFLTPGVLLITNPEHNAANDNIWIGLLRTTFTF; encoded by the coding sequence ATGAGCAAATCAGGGGCGTTATTACCTTTGAATTTAGTAATACTGGGTTGTAACTTATTAGTATTACAGCCGGTATTGGCGCAAGCAAATCCTGTGAATACTCCATTACCCGAAATTAAAATAAATGCAACGGCAAACTTGCTAGAGAATAATGAGGCTACTTCACTTAGTGAATTGGCAGCTAATTCTGATGTGATAGTTAGATCAACTGACAAAGTTGTTACGACTAATCAATCTAGAAATCCATCATCTGTAACAACTTTCAACTCAAGTGATTTTGGGGAAGAATCCCTGGGTAATTTCAATTTCTTTTCCAGCACTTTGGGAAACCAAGTATCTTCCGATAATCAGCTTCCCTCAATCAATTCTGATGATCAACTTAAAATCCCAGAAATTCCTACTAACCAATTACAGCCACCCCAATTATATAGCCAACCACCAGATGCGATGACGGAAGTTACCAGGGTTGAAGATTTACGAGATGTTCTTCCTGGGGATTGGGCTTATGAAGCACTGCAAAGCTTGGTAGAAAAATATCGTTGCATTATTGGTTCTGAGAAAGCTACTTTTGAGGGTAATCGTGCTATAAACCGTTATGAATTTGCTGCTGCTTTTAATACTTGCTTGATCAAGATGGGACGTATAATATACAGCTTGAACAATATACACCCTAATCAAGAAGACTTAGTAGTTGTAAAAAGGCTACAAGCAGATTTTGCTACAGAACTGAAAACCCTCACCACTAGAATAGATGACTTAGAACAGCGAGTAGCCTTTGTTGACGACCATCAGTTTAGCACTACTACAGTTCTTCGGGGGTTTGTAGATTTTAATTTCATTAGTGCTTTTGGGGACAAGAAAGCTGTTGCTTCTGGGAGTAATCCCAGGGAAGACTTGAATGAAAATCCTACTTTATCAGCGTGGGTAAATCTCAATTTTGATACCAGTTTTACAGGTAAAGACCGATTGCGTACTAATATTCTAGCTGGAAATGTCAGTAATTTTGGTAACAGTGTGACTGGAACAGAGATGACTCGCCTGATTGGTGCTGTTAATACTGCTAACAATGTTGCACTAGGTTCGTTGTTTTATGAGTTCCCTATCGGGGGTACACGCGGTAAGATTGCGATCGCATCTGTTGCAGACTTTCCCACTCGCATTTTTCCTGCCCTTAATCCTGTTGCTCCTATTTCCAATTTTGGCGCTCAAAGTCCGATCTATTCGTTTGCTTTTGGTACAGGTGCTATAGTTTACTATAACTTCACCGATAAAATTGCTGCTGGTGTCAGTTATTTAACTACTTCTGGTAACAATCCATTTGAAGGACTGTTTGGTGGTCAATCTACTGCTTTAGGTCAGGTAACTTATACTCCATCGAATAAGTTAGCGATCGCTTTTACCTATGGTCATTACTACGCTTTAACACCTAATGTAACTGGGAGTAAGGGTAGTAGATTTGCTCAGTTACCTTTTGGAGGCAGTACGGCGACTTCCGCCAACGCTTATGGTTTACAGTCTACTTATAAATTGAGCAATAAGTTGATTTTAGGTGGTTGGGTTAGCTATTTCAATGCTCAGGCCGAGTCTTCACCTAGCATTAATGGTTTCGATGGTTCAATTGGAGCTAATGCTGACATTTGGAGTTGGGCAATTACTGCGGCAGTGCCAGATTTGGGTAAGTTAGGTAGCCAGTTAAATTTTGTCTTGGGTATGCCCCCGAAGGTTACAAGTAATGATATTTCTGCTCGTTTAGATAGAGATACTTCGATGCATTTTGAGCTATCTTATCGCTATCGAGTGAGTAATAGAGTTTTTCTTACTCCGGGAGTTTTGTTGATTACTAATCCTGAACATAATGCAGCCAATGACAATATTTGGATTGGATTATTGCGAACTACTTTTACATTTTAA
- the pstS gene encoding phosphate ABC transporter substrate-binding protein PstS, translated as MKTFIISNWQKIVAATLTATTIFYTTNAASAQLLKGGGAAFSEPLYQRYSAEYERETGIKFQYTAVGSGGGVRLFTNQTVDIGGTTLIPTPIEKNQMQDGLLMVPTGGGAIAIVYNLEDVTYNVKLSREQLAKIFTGQISNWNQVDSRFPNKKIQVIVQSDGSGTTLTLTRYLRKITGGKIEASRTPNWGFQVFATVPQDSSVAGEVRRIDGAIGYIQTSFARQNNLSTARIENRAGRYVEPTLAETEKALANIKFNDDFTTEDIDDPEDGYPLVSLSWLLFSEKYNNETLVQTNKNLLTWILTKGQELNRELGYTKIPEDVANKVIETANNELKVRP; from the coding sequence ATGAAGACATTCATAATCAGTAATTGGCAGAAAATTGTCGCGGCCACACTAACTGCAACAACAATTTTTTACACTACTAATGCTGCATCTGCCCAATTACTTAAGGGTGGTGGGGCTGCTTTTTCGGAACCTCTTTATCAGCGCTATAGCGCAGAATACGAACGGGAAACAGGCATCAAATTCCAATACACTGCTGTTGGCAGTGGTGGTGGCGTTCGTTTGTTCACGAATCAAACTGTGGATATTGGAGGTACTACTTTAATTCCTACCCCAATTGAGAAAAATCAAATGCAAGATGGGTTGCTAATGGTACCAACAGGGGGAGGGGCAATAGCCATTGTTTATAATCTTGAAGATGTGACTTACAATGTCAAGTTATCTCGTGAACAACTGGCAAAAATATTTACAGGTCAAATTTCCAATTGGAACCAAGTTGATTCCCGTTTTCCTAACAAAAAGATTCAAGTTATAGTTCAATCTGACGGTAGCGGTACTACCTTGACTCTCACTAGGTACCTGCGAAAAATTACGGGTGGAAAGATAGAAGCTAGTCGGACACCTAATTGGGGATTTCAGGTTTTCGCTACCGTTCCTCAAGATAGTTCAGTGGCTGGAGAAGTACGTAGAATTGATGGTGCGATTGGCTATATTCAAACAAGCTTTGCTCGTCAGAACAATTTGTCTACAGCTAGGATTGAAAATCGGGCTGGTCGTTACGTGGAACCAACTTTGGCAGAGACGGAAAAAGCCCTAGCAAATATAAAGTTTAACGATGACTTCACGACTGAAGATATTGATGACCCAGAAGATGGCTATCCATTGGTTAGTTTGAGTTGGCTGCTGTTTTCTGAAAAGTATAACAACGAAACTCTTGTCCAAACCAATAAGAACTTGTTGACATGGATTTTAACTAAAGGTCAAGAGTTAAATCGAGAGCTAGGGTACACGAAAATTCCAGAAGATGTAGCTAATAAAGTGATTGAAACTGCCAATAATGAATTGAAGGTTCGTCCTTAA